A single window of Nicotiana sylvestris chromosome 3, ASM39365v2, whole genome shotgun sequence DNA harbors:
- the LOC138887828 gene encoding uncharacterized protein, with protein MAAPPIFEEGKSTYRPPRFNGQYYGWWKIRMHDFIIAEDPELWDVICDSPYIPTKAVGDLPLTMPKTRKEYTDVEIKVVENNFHARKFLVCGIGPEEYNRIFGCETAKEIWEALQTTHEGTTQVKKSKIDMLITEYEVFRMNDDESIQDIHTRFTSIINELHSLGEIIPRNKLVRKILNILPSSWESKVNAITEAKDLQELTIDELVSKDGQKKWRNTEKGQLQPKKYDLCHKCGKLGHFIKDYPLLKQEHSKYNPDKATKRNLVPDKHFKRKRSADNVVKQALAAWGDSSRESEDETDAGDSSMMAVESEKNEYDSIFSLMAQSDDDKDDDNSEETICELEKGKFVLTEKIANIEHERDDLVVVVVDHKETIKNFSKEKKALVKRVTNIEEERNDLLVVVADLREPIKGLGTESKPGNSGKGKEVAREAHISLENELKAVRNSLCVEIEKNKHLQTELERVKNYLKKSLKWTWPSEAIIAMHINNGGNRQGIGFQREKTPYNPHSKYVTVLDNWPCTHCENNDHFKENYQARVQSIQKNKVFAKNGTMKGSSRQWFMDSGYSKHMTGNTMDFLSLKALQGGSISFGNGKKGTFLELENLLSVSQICDKGNKVEFLSEICTITNLVTSKVVLVAKRYKNIYVADFESIQSGDLSCLKYIDDDAELWHRRLGKDQLGKFDANSDEGIFLEYSSQSKAYKIYNKQTQCVEKSVHVIFDKSYPSCEKSTKDDQDGEPLLIPGEVIDMTNGKTDIISQVKEPSGDNADSSSREPGTSITTEAEETVVDTV; from the exons atggctgctccaccaatttttgaagaaggaaaatCTACGTACAGACCACCCAGGTTTAATGggcaatactatgggtggtggaagataagaatgcatgattttatcatagCTGAAGATCCTGAGTTGTGGGATGTCATATGTGATAGTCCTTACATCCCAACAAAGGCAGTTGGAGACCTTCCATTGACAATGCCAAAAACCAGAAAAGAATACACTGACGTAGAGATAAAAGTTGTGGAGAATAATTTTCATGCCAGAAAATTTTTGGTGTGTGGAATAGGACCTGAGGAATACAATAGAATCTTTGGTTGTGAAActgccaaggagatatgggaagctttgcaaacaACACATGAGGGAACTACTCAAGTAAAGAAATCTAAGATTGACATGCTCATCACTGAGTATGAAGTCTTTAGGATGAATGatgatgaatctattcaagatataCACACAAGATTCACCTctatcataaatgagttacactcacttggtgaaatCATTCCTAGGAACAAGCTAGTAAGGAAAATTCTCAATATCCTGCCCAGttcttgggaaagcaaggtgaatgctattactgaagcaaaggacctgcaggagctgaccatagatgagctg gtttcaaaagatggtcagaagaaatggaggaaTACTGAAAAGGGGCAACTCCAGCCAAAGAAATATGATCTCTGTCACAAATGTGGAAAGCTAGGGCACTTCATCAAAGATTATCCTCTCCTGAAGCAAGAACACTCCAAGTACAACCCTGATAAAGCAACTAAGAGGAACTTGGTTCCTGACAAGCACTTCAAAAGGAAGAGATCTGCTGACAATGTGGTGAAACaggctcttgcagcatggggagactcctctagGGAGTCTGAAGATGAAACTGATGCAGGTGATagctccatgatggcagttgaaagtGAGAAAAATGAATATGATTCAATATTTTCTTTGATGGCCCAATCAGATGATGATAAAGATGATGACAACAGTGAG GAAACCATTTGTGAGTTGGAAAAAGGAAAATTTGTTTTAACCGAAAAAATTGCTAACATAGAGCATGAAAGAGATGACTTAGTGGTTGTAGTTGTTGACCATAAGGAAACCATTAAGAACTTCAGTAAAGAAAAAAAGGCCTTAGTGAAGAGAGTGACTAATATTGAGGAAGAAAGAAATGATCTCTTGGTAGTAGTTGCAGACCTGAGGGAACCAATAAAGGGACTAGGAACTGAGTCTAAACCTGGAAAttctggaaaaggaaaagaggtagCCAGAGAGGCACACATTAGTCTTGAAAATGAGTTGAAGGCTGTGAGAAATAGCCTGTgtgttgaaattgagaaaaacaagCATCTCCAAACTGAactggaaagagtaaaaaattatCTTAAAAAGTCCCTGAAGTGGACTTGGCCCTCAGAAGCTATCATTGCCATGCATATTAATAATggtggaaacaggcagggaatagggttccaaagggagaaaaccccTTACAACCCCCATAGCAAGTATGTTACTGTACTAGATAACTGGCCGTGTACCCACTGTGAGAACAATGACCATTTCAAGGAAAATTACCAAGCCAGGGTCCAGTctattcagaaaaacaaagtgtttgctaaaaat GGGACAATGAAAGGAAGCAGTCggcaatggttcatggatagtggctattcaaagcacatgactgggaataccatggactttctttcactaaaagccctgcaaggagggagcatatcctttggcaatgggaaaaagggcacattcttggagttggaaaa tctcttgagtgtctctcagATCTGTGATAAAGGAAATAAGGTGGAGTTCTTGTCCGAGATATGTACAATTACTAATCTGGTAACTAGTAaagtggtacttgtggccaagagatacaagaacatctatgttgctgatttcgagtctatacaaagtggtgatctgagttgtctgaaatatattgatgatgatgctgaactctGGCACAGAAGATTGGG aaaggatcagcttggtaaatttGATGCCAATAGTGATGAAGGAATCTTTCTGGAGTATTCTTCTCAAAGTAAAGCTTACAAGATATACAACAAACAGACTCAATGTGTTGAGAAAAGTGTTCATGTAATCTTTGACAAGTCCTATCCCTCCTGTGAGAAGAGTACCAAGGATGATCAAGATGGAGAGCCTTTACTGATTCCAggtgaagtcattgacatgacaaatggaaagacAGACATAATAAGCCAAGTGAAGGAGCCTAGTGGAGACAATGCTGACTCTTCCTCAAGGGAACCAGGTACCTCAATTACAACTGAAGCTGAAGAAACAGTGGTTGATACAGTATAA